DNA sequence from the Spodoptera frugiperda isolate SF20-4 chromosome 15, AGI-APGP_CSIRO_Sfru_2.0, whole genome shotgun sequence genome:
GCGTTTTTCAAGAGGCAGCTAATGTTGTGGCAAGACTGCACTCCGTAACTATCTAAGGTAGAGTTAATTGATCGATAAAAATTAGCAAGAAAATCGAATTAAGATGCATGTCGCTAGCATCGAGTATGTGCAGCTTCTTGTTCCTTACTAAGTAGAAGAATTTCAATCGCGTAGattctaaagtatttttatggagAAAAACAACATACCACTATAGGATTGGAAGGCGTGTCTTCGGCGGAAACCGTAAGCAACGGGACTTCGTTGCTGTTGAGGGAATAGCAGAGAGGCTCCGCGCGTAAGTACGATCCTGATGGCAACTGCAAGCTCCATTGCCAAATCCGAGTCTGGTGAATAAAGGTGATTCATTTAATGGCAAAGTTACCTTTTTTACCTAcatgttatattaatataaagattacaaagcaaactcgtatttaGCAAAAAGGcacatttaatagaaaaataattacatactttaatgaataactatttatttatgagcAAAAACGCCGCAATATTAACATATGAGTAGAATCCTTTAGATGGTCGTTCTGATACCAAACCTCCTAATGATATGTTATCCACTATATAAAATCTATAAGGGAAATGAAAGTCATTTCCTGAATTACTTTGGACATTTACAGTGAAAAGGCTAGTTTTTATTCGTCCTTGATCGTTTATGATCGTTTACTAGAAAAGGCTATTCctagtcattatttttaaatgcttttaacatttcatttccTTTATTCGAGTTTTATAGCCCGAAGTATATCTAATTCGCATTTGCTCTAGGAACGTTAAATAGATAAATTTTTAACGTTTAAGTCCTTAAATAATGGACATAGACATGGGCAGTCTTATCATACACGTTTCGGACATAATTGAATTTCTTAGGTCTTCCCTTCTCTTCCTTTCTGCTTCTCCGtcttaaattttattctaaagAAGCAATATACAGAACGTAAATCAAGATCTTActgtttaatatacatatttcaaattcataaaaatcaaaatcgTTCAAGAATTCGACCAAAGAAGACTTGGGTAAAATAGACAAAAGTAACGTTTTAGAGTTAACTTGCTCACacatatataaaacaaatgctTACCATCATCATAGAATATGTAAAAGGGAAGTGGTATGCGATGTAGACAACATCGTTTGTGTGCGGGAAGTCAATGTTGAAGGTGACGGTCAGGTAGCATTTATTGTGATTGTTCTTCTGGTTTGCGTAGTGGTAGCTGTTCCGATAGTAGCAGATGTCGGAGCCAGCCCGCACCCAACCTGGCGACAAGCGCTATATGAAAGGTATATCAATCTAAAACAACTCATGTTAAAACTGTTATTGAAAGCAAAAATTATTAGCAATATTTAGGGCTttgcggtttaccggggctctggctcgaaaggcaggagtaggaatggtaACAACagtacaacaacaacaacaacagtaGGAACGGTAGTCAGTACAACAAAAACAGTAGGAAcggtagtcagtaagagtctgacactccctctcgcctcgcccaaggcgagagaggtaattgaaaaaaaaatgcatcaCAATATTTCAGTATTTAGCTAAGAATCTTTTCCCACACATTCGTGGAAGATGCCAAGGAACTTGCACAAACGGTCTGTTATTTAAACTCAACCTTATATCATATACATAAGGACTGCGAAACAGTACATACAGAATTCATCTAGCAGTACATACCTGGTCTCCCATTAACTGCTTCCTTCACAGAATACATGACGGGCTTCATACCGAAGTTGAACTGACTGTCAGACTTCTCGCAGTTCACGATATTGAATATGTAAGGGCGGCCCTGCTGCATGTTGCGGACCTCAAAGTAGAACCACTGGTGACGCTTCGTCGAGTTCACATCTGGCATGAGAATCAGCTCGTACTCTCTCGGACCTACCTGAAGTTACTCATTTTGtagatatgaatattatttgtaCTATGGATAAAGACGAATTTGAATCATTTGATCATTAATAATTATGgtgtatcaataaattaaatagtgaCACAATAAATGATACAATGAAAGATACGACGGATGTTTTGttccgtaataaaaaaaacatacgtaCGTacacattagaacttgaaaacAAATCGAACTTCGACCAGtattgttttatacttaattaatacaaactaataatcagatttttcatattttttaaagtatagttaattaatattaggtaGATTCTGTTCTCCATTATTCCAACCATTACCTGAATAGCTTTTCTCAGATTTCCAGACTCAAACCTTGACTCAAATGTAAGTCTTGAGGAGTAACTATTGACTTTGGTGATCTCCTGCTCATCCGTATTAGTCAAGCCTATACTTTCTGAGCTGAAACTAAGAACAAAGTATACAACTAGACTGACATACGTTAAAGAgatattgacaaaaataaatatatttattcagaAGTTGACCGAATGATCAAAATTTAACTATAACGTAAGCACCCTAGGTGTTATCTGTACCTCTCAGTATAGTATTTATTAGCAACTCTGTTAACCTTTTTTGAGCTGAAGAGTCAGTATTAGCAGAAGCGCTGCATAGCTGATCTAAATCATAAACCGTCTCATTCATGTATGCTTCTGGGTTGATTGCTCTATCTACACAAGACAATAGTTTCATTCTGAAAAAAGGAAACACAacatttaatgttaaattatcCATAAACCAAGTCTTTTAGTTAGTAACCGTATTTGCATTGCGCTTCAAGTTCAACAACGATTATGACgttatagatttaaaaatagatatatAGAATAAATAGTGAATATTCTTGATTCTGCCTGTAtagcagtttaaaaaaattgcacaaCTCAAAATTAACGTTTCGATTTTCAATAACTATACAGTACAATAAGTCACGATAGACGTTGGTGACGTAAAATACAACGTGAAATTAAATATGAAGCACCAACCTGCATGCACTTCGCTCCATCTTGTTCAAGGGCTCAGGATGGTTGAGACCGTGGCCTCCCATCATGTCAGGGTAGGCTACCTTGACGAAGGGTATCACACTCTTCACCCGAGTAGATATCGTACAGTACACACTCGAAAACGTGGTGAACTTGGAAATGTCTTTATGAATCTTCAACGACGACCATGACGTTGTAGCTGTTGAAAATGAAGATTACTCACAATATTTTCACAGTGGAATGttctagataaatattttattattaaaggtaCTCACAACTACTCTCATGAATTTTATGTTGTTGTAAAAATGACGACGTCTGCCCTGGTCCCAAGACATTTTCATAGTCAGTATTACCCAAAACGGTAGTTAGAGATAGATTTAAGTTAGAGGTGGCACCCCTGTTCCCACTGGTTTGTGGAAATAGAAAATCTTCTAATATCGACCCTCTAGAATTCGATCGACTTTTAACAAGCCTTATTTGCTTGTTGTATGAACcaaattctttaaaataaataaaatacctgcaaacaaaaattattcagatgtataaaattagaaattacattACGATACATTTTATTGTCTACTAGACTATTTTTCGAGTTGCATTTAAAGAATAGTTTCTATTAAAGATACTGCcgcaaatatgtatgtaatattcatTCTGATGATAACTATAAAACCACTTCATTTCAAATCTGATAATTAATGGCTACATAAGAAAACAATTATTGTCACAGCTGTAGAAATAGTATTAACATTACAAGAGCcattagtataaaaaatattacttttttaagtcTTCTAAGTCTCTCTCATTAGGATTGATCCAGAGTGTACTTTGCAAACTGTCTCCActctttgtattgttttgtagCAGCACTTTTTCCGATTCTTCTACGCTTTCCGATTTCAATTCATGTTCGTCAAAATCCATATCTGGGAATTCATCAATGCCGTCTATATCCGTATCTGGACCATCATCTTCTAAATCTGAATTTACAGTCTTGGAATCTGAGTTAGCTGCTTCTTCCTCGTCTTCATGACACGGCCATGATGCATTTGTGCCTGTAAATAAATTTGGAAAAGCGTGAAACTACTATCATACTTCTCATTGGTTTTATCACTTACTGTGAAATCGTAGATGGCTAAAAAAGGTATAGTACTATGATGTTCGgcctttataataataaattactcgAATCGAgtctaaaatttaatatttgccAGGGTTGTGGTTACTCGACCGTTCCTCAATCTATTTAGATTCacatatgtaataaataatacatttttcataccTTTCAAAATAGGGTTCAGATTGAATGACGCTGGACTGGATACAGCTACCGGCAATGCTTGGTGCTTCAAGCATAACGTTATAACTGAGCATACACGTGCTAATAGGCCATCGAATTCAGGTTCATCAGGACATTGCGAGCAGAATCTGTGCAATGTTTGAACATGTTTCTTCGTACATAGTGCTCTCCGTCCAGCCTCTGAGAAATGAACATTATCTATGATTTATTGAAGAGCCATTAAGTATCTTTGGTTGGTTTGAAAAATGGTAGTGAACTGATCTTAATTGTATCAGGCAAATAGATTCCGGTTGCGATGTTAAAAGCATTCATAGCATAGCAGACCTTCGTACAGATGGTACGTTTAATCATTtcagtagaaaaataaaatgatgtaattttaaaatttggaAAAAAGGATTAACTTAATTTCTTAGTATTACCAGTAGCGTTGGCTGAAAAAATAGTAGCATTATCGGTCcgaacattttaaaatagatacGTACTAATATTGCAAAGATGCTGCAGAGTCTGAAGGATGTGTGCGCATATCTTGAGCCTCATGCGTCCTTCGTAGCGATCCCACCGGTCGAACACCCTGAGAAGCACGCTACAGAGGCCTGTCTTCACGATCTGCATGCAGCACACCTCTGTGTGAGTTACGCACGTGTGATCAAGTGACAAACACATGGCGCATTGGACATGCAAACATAAATTGTCAACAGAACATAGCAAAGATTCATTAGCGACAAAAATAATCCGAACTTGTTGGTAAAAGTAAGGCTGTGTTGCGTGTCACGAAACAAAACCGTCTTGTGATATCATTCGACTGTGATAAATTATTGTGTGTCAGCCTATGGATTGTGTGCGACCTATTGTCTTTAGTACACATAATGTTCAAACAATTAATCACGTAGAAACAAAGATAAAGatgatcattattttaataaaataaatgatattgttCACTTAACtatttttactgaaataatCAATAGCATCGAGGCAAAGCCGGAGTCTAGCAGTCGGGATGAAGCCGAGGCTGACCAAGACACGCTCGTAAGTCGCAACAACACCATCACGGATCAAAATGGAGGTTGTAACCGCTGAAATTTAAAAGTACCGTTTTACCATTTTGAGATTcgtgagaaaatattaattaatattattataaaattgtttttatacagACAATTACTAAAACATCAGTcaagttacaatattttaacaaagCAGTTAGTATGCGAGTAGCAAGTACAActcaagagaaaaataaaatccaatacACATGGCATGAAACTTACTATTCTTGGCCAATTGTTTCATAATGACAAGTAAAGggaaaatgattttattatccGTGAAGTGTCCCTTTAATATAAGATGCATAGTCCTTACGCATCCCAGCATCCTTACTTTCATCGCGAATTTTGGATCTGGAATCAAAAATGAGgtattctataataatattggggatgcataaaacaatttatgaaatgaaaaaatgagtattcatttaaaatcaatatgtgTAACCTCGTGAGCTAAGAGGTGCAAGTATCCATAGCAGATCTTGCAGCGCCAACTCGGTGCCAGCGTGTCGGTCCCTCTTGTCATGCATGGTGCTGATTACCTTGCGTACGATTACTTGTGTGCCTTTTATCTGAATGAAGTCTTGTGCGCACTGATGCCGGGCCAAGTTGTTAGCTGGAAGCAACCGCGTAAGTAAGTTAGGATCCGTACCTCTCGGCGCTAGCGAGGCGAGGATCCATACGAGGTCCTGCAGCATCAGCTCGGTGCCAACGTTGCCGTCGCGTTTGGCGTGCGTAGTTATCATCGTGCGGATCACCACCTGCGTGCCGTTTATCGATATGAAGTGCTGTGAGCACTGCTGCCTCGCGAGGTTGTTCGCTGAAATTGTCGATATCGACAAgttttgtaatacaattttGTACAGGGAGATTATTTTACTTATGCTTTATTATCCAGTATTTAGTTTGTTATTGATTAAATTTGcatttaattattgattatgtgTAAAGGAAGTTTGACATTTACAAGGCGGCTGTTGTTTATGTAATTGAAATTCATAAATAAGTCAATgttgaaatattatgttaatttgatTGAACACTGTAGTGCAGTGAAATGACAATTGAATTGACAATAGCTCCGATATTACACATTACAAGGTTGTATTGTCAACTGGTCCAATGTCACATAAGTGAGATCTTCTTAAATGTCAGTAGGTAGGCCAAAAGGAGGCACCAAGTAGAAAGGGTATAAGaagcaaatatttaaatgtcaCAGTTGCTTAATCTTCTACGTGCAGTCTTTTAAACTCAAAAGCAAAATGtgcaattataaaacaaaacgtgtTAAATCGTTCGAGTTAATCTTAGCGGCTTTTTTCTTGTAACACGTATTTTGTTACTTCGTTTGAACAAAGGATTAATGCATGCAGTGCTGTACaagatattatttgtattatattgatTAGTTCGTGTCGCATTATTGATTTGTACACTTTGCAATAAATACCAACGTATTTACATTATAAGCGGCACACGGGACATACCCTTCTTATTAAGTGGAGgcactttattttctttgcctgacttttttgtttctttcttcTTGATCCCCGATGTTTCAGTGGGaactaattatttaaaaatcttgctCATTAAATTGTAACGAaggctattatttatttattggtttcaatattttatttccattgcctataaataagatttataagTGGCATGCTTCACGCCCATGCTTGCCTGATCATGATCTATAAATTTGATCCAAAATGTCATTTTCAATGGATTTATTTCGTAACATAATATCAATATGTCATATCGGATGACATAGCTAAAGGTGGTCGTAGGCAGAAATACTGTCGATAGTGATCTTGGTCGCGTCTTTTAAATCTAGATGATGCAATATCGAAGGCAATTTAAACTAATGTTGATTTGGCTTTGGCTTTGTCTGTaagtagtaataattatttacctgaACATTTTTTTCCTTTCCCTTGTTTCAAACATAAAACTTCCCTTAATATTGACGTAATGTATGTGGCTGTTGGAGTGTCTCTGGTGTTCTGgaaataaaagtgaaaatattttcatatttgccccaaaataaataaacaaagcgtTGTATTATTTGTAGGTGCATTGATTAATGTACGAGTATACTAACTTCCAATATGGCAAGGAGCATCTGAAGGGCTCCTGACTGTTTGTTCCATAATTTATCCAATGTGCTCTGTCGAACATGTTTATCTGAAAACAAAAGTAGTTAGGAATAAATCAACGTGTCCAAACATAAATTACATTCGATAGTTTTTGTATGTAGTGACATTTGAATATTGGTGTGAATGTCAGAACGTAGGGTCGTCGCCGGTGCGTGGAGAGGGCGTCCTCGTGCGTCGGTACGAGCGCGATGACCGTGCGTATGCGCCGACTGGCTGCCACCGCGCCGCTTCCGCGAGTCTTTTTGTTCTCGTACTACAACTGGAGCAGATCATCGGGCTCCGAGGCCGACTAGTGGTCTTtctaaagtattattatagcCGTAAATATCTCCATTCCGGTATAATTGCGCCATGTCTGGCGGTACATTTTGTTCCTATACTATATCAATCCTGTTTGTCAAATCGTCAACAAGTTTAATTGAACCTGCCAAAGTATATCGTTCGCAATCATTTCAAATGTCCTTATTGACTGTtatgcaaattttattaaacgtttCATTACGATTATTGGGATATAATTTCGGCTGATTAAGCATTAAGGTAGCGTTTTTGTGCTACTTATATATAAGGTTTATGAACCagcaatttaattaatatacagaTAAATTGTTCGTTGctggcaataaaataaaaccagacCCATTCAACGAgttataataggtaggtatgtctttataggtaggtataagtcgattgtgtttttataaatcttattaacattaaataaaattggtaacGACAGAGTATAGTTTATCTACAGTACGTACAGAATTGAACTAACAAAGATAGTTAGTAGAAGATAACCATGTAAAAATCTTGACCATTGGTTACGGAAGTGcataatttatttcaagtacATTGTTGTTTATGTCGTATCGAAATGTGCATATGGCCTAGTGGGGCAGTAGTGACAATGACATGCCGTCTCGCTGGCGCTGCTGGCGGGTCGCCAGCGGGGCACACGCGTGGCTGCGACGTCACAACTACGGCTTCTGGGCGGGCAGCGGCCGCGTCCACCCGCCGCGGCTCTAAATACGCGGGACGCCATTTCTAGAACATACTCACTCTGCCGTAGCAACTAACTACCAACAGACCGGACGCTACCGAAATGTAATTATGATTACAAGCTTCAGGAAATTTCGAATACCTCTTTATACTCGTGTCTGAACTGGCAATGGATCAGGAAATTATCAGCAAGAATAATAGATAGAAAAACTATGGCATACCATACATTCAATATATGCAGACTAATTTATTTCTTGTTGATTTGGATACTAAGTGATGTGATTTACACTTTCACAGTCCGCCTCATGCCAGCACGTTTCATTAAGGGCATTGACAGCTATTTGATTGGCATCGCAAGTGATCGCTTCAGAATGAACGACCTTACTGACACAAACATGGCTTCTTCATTATAAAGCCTTTGGTAGAGGGATAATTAACGGGCGTGTAATTGTGCGGGATACGAATACGACGCTTGATGTGTGTAGTACGCTCAATTACATCGGTTACACTACTAGCACTGCCGAGTGCCAATAgcaaaattgtaaacatgtcCCTGTCTGCAGCTGgcagatatttaatattatcaaatatcaAGATTGGCATCATTTACATGTGAGAATTTTGATacttatatgtacctactatagTAATGAGATTCCAATGTCAAAGAACTCGTGTAGGTATCTTGAAGTTGTAGCTCGAGTTGCATTGCCTTGACTTTTTTGAAGGtctatttttgttaaaacttaTAAGAGAAATAAGTTATCCGGATCAcagtatgtataattatgtctaaGGAAATCCAAACCAGAAATATTATGAGGATTTTAAATGCTTAAGGAGAGATTGAATACAAACTCTACAAAGGAAATGAGTCAGGACAGCTTTTCATGTGGATTATAAGAGACATATTAAACTTCCTTAGCACATCTGACACTAATCTTAGTTTACAGCGCAAATCTTCTATCTCTAAACTTTGCAGAGAAAACActcgtatttattttactaaaagtttatttttaatagtgtcATGTCGCGGGCAGAAGACGTTAATTCATTCTGTTCAATTAATTTAGTCTCAAAAGAAAATGTCaacagtttctatttatttattggtttccTTCATGTCACTGTTTCTGCGTGAAAAAACTGCGTTGATTAATTGCAATTTTTTTGGTcgatttcatttttattcaatctGATTA
Encoded proteins:
- the LOC118279648 gene encoding cytosolic carboxypeptidase 1 isoform X8 is translated as MSGTDKTTESSAQTQDIAKPKRKSFRMADEAAADCLFERLRLHQQRAPDSAEVARAITARINSRLTSHDKHVRQSTLDKLWNKQSGALQMLLAILENTRDTPTATYITSILREVLCLKQGKGKKCSANNLARHQCAQDFIQIKGTQVIVRKVISTMHDKRDRHAGTELALQDLLWILAPLSSRDPKFAMKVRMLGCVRTMHLILKGHFTDNKIIFPLLVIMKQLAKNTVTTSILIRDGVVATYERVLVSLGFIPTARLRLCLDAIDYFSKNKVCCMQIVKTGLCSVLLRVFDRWDRYEGRMRLKICAHILQTLQHLCNIKAGRRALCTKKHVQTLHRFCSQCPDEPEFDGLLARVCSVITLCLKHQALPVAVSSPASFNLNPILKGTNASWPCHEDEEEAANSDSKTVNSDLEDDGPDTDIDGIDEFPDMDFDEHELKSESVEESEKVLLQNNTKSGDSLQSTLWINPNERDLEDLKKYFIYFKEFGSYNKQIRLVKSRSNSRGSILEDFLFPQTSGNRGATSNLNLSLTTVLGNTDYENVLGPGQTSSFLQQHKIHESSSTTSWSSLKIHKDISKFTTFSSVYCTISTRVKSVIPFVKVAYPDMMGGHGLNHPEPLNKMERSACRMKLLSCVDRAINPEAYMNETVYDLDQLCSASANTDSSAQKSFSSESIGLTNTDEQEITKVNSYSSRLTFESRFESGNLRKAIQVGPREYELILMPDVNSTKRHQWFYFEVRNMQQGRPYIFNIVNCEKSDSQFNFGMKPVMYSVKEAVNGRPGWVRAGSDICYYRNSYHYANQKNNHNKCYLTVTFNIDFPHTNDVVYIAYHFPFTYSMMMTRIWQWSLQLPSGSYLRAEPLCYSLNSNEVPLLTVSAEDTPSNPIVDREIVFLTARVHPGESNASWVMDGTLGCLLGPSIAAAALRAKYVFKIVPMLNVEGVINGCHRCGLTNEDLNRRWCKPSPVLHPSIYHTKGLIEYLVRVWKKPPLVYCDYHGHSRKKNVFFYGCAGAESWCSNDRIVPDEPVKYLMLPALMHRISPAFALGSCSFRVERERESTARVTVWRHLGVTRSYTMEASFCGFDRGPFKGFHLNTHHLQSVGSDFCEALNGLNDTATNVDIQLTKDLNGNIVEINIKGADRDKDNDSEIAVDSEPGSGSDSVLKTDSDEDFD